The following coding sequences lie in one Paramormyrops kingsleyae isolate MSU_618 chromosome 15, PKINGS_0.4, whole genome shotgun sequence genomic window:
- the LOC111860212 gene encoding cortexin-1 — MDDVPTLDYELLSVGPSHPGPPSSPPLAGDAEQKTALAFVGLLLLFLVFLLVRCFRILLDPYSRMPASSWTDHKEGLERGQFDYALV, encoded by the coding sequence ATGGACGATGTCCCCACGCTGGACTACGAGCTGCTGTCTGTGGGGCCCTCGCACCCGGGGCCGCCCAGCAGCCCTCCACTGGCCGGTGACGCCGAGCAGAAGACAGCCTTGGCCTTCGTGGGTCTGCTGCTGCTCTTCTTGGTCTTCCTGCTGGTGCGCTGCTTCCGCATCCTCCTAGACCCCTACAGCCGCATGCCTGCCTCATCCTGGACTGACCACAAGGAGGGGCTGGAGAGAGGTCAGTTTGACTATGCGCTGGTTTAG